From the Manis javanica isolate MJ-LG chromosome 13, MJ_LKY, whole genome shotgun sequence genome, one window contains:
- the FBN3 gene encoding fibrillin-3, protein MSVRGTNTKAAAHLPWRLDEVQVTMPDHRVSRGSGEQRIRVSDHPSRSLQKRDRVSRKYTAALLPLAQWAPSQDVASSRLKAPWRFRTSVQATHCQSPETWQSFTRLDVDQGLSTPGFCSRGSCTNTAGSYVYLCPCGFASSLDSSRCLDQRAGTCFWVLVGGRCAKDLTGHDTGRQCCLPDARRLRERPLPREGVGVGLAGGADGRGCLDTHVRSACYGTEKGSCARPSPGAVTRSECCCASPDRGFGGPCQLCPARSSGEFWSLCSRGLGVPAETSTSVPWTLTAVPKACARTTGVATASSAAWAMRQPWPVEGTGVREPSAGRQVVVCELGRPVNVPSACVHVFFVAQRVHGHVCLGAPRAAELQWPPRLPAGPGWQDLQSPSPLHSV, encoded by the exons ATGTCTGTCCGGGGAACAAACACCAAGGCGGCTGCCCACCTCCCCTGGCGCCTGGACGAAGTTCAGGTCACCATGCCTGACCACAG GGTCTCACGGGGCTCTGGGGAGCAGCGCATTCGTGTCTCCGACCACCCTTCAC GATCGCTGCAGAAGCGGGATCGTGTTTCCAGGAAGTACACAGCCGCCCTGCTGCCCCTGGCCCA GTGGGCGCCCAGCCAGGACGTGGCAAGCAGCCGCCTCAAGGCCCCATGGCGCTTTAGGACTAGTGTCCAGGCCACCCACTGTCAGTCTCCAGAGACCTGGCAGAGCTTCACCCGCCTCG ATGTGGACCAGGGTCTCAGCACGCCAGGCTTCTGCTCCAGGGGCAGCTGCACCAACACAGCCGGGAGCTACGTGTACCTCTGCCCCTGTGGGTTTGCCAGCAGCCTGGACAGCAGCCGCTGCCTGG ACCAGCGGGCTGGCACCTGCTTCTGGGTGCTGGTTGGAGGCCGCTGTGCCAAGGACCTCACCGGCCACGACACTGGGAGGCAATGCTGCT TGCCGGACGCCCGGCGCCTGCGCGAACGGCCACTGCCccgggagggggtgggggtggggctggcggGGGGCGCGGACGGCCGCGGGTGCCTGGACACCCACGTGCGCAGCGCGTGCTACGGGACCGAGAAGGGCTCCTGCGCGCGCCCCTCCCCTGGCGCCGTCACCAGATCCGAGTGTTGCTGTGCTAGCCCCGACCGCGGGTTCGGGGGGCCCTGCCAGCTGTGTCCAGCCAGGAGCTCAG GCGAGTTCTGGTCCCTGTGTAGCCGTGGTCTAGGCGTCCCCGCAGAG ACATCAACGAGTGTGCCCTGGACCCTGACAGCGGTGCCAAAGGCATGTGCGAGAACAACTGGGGTGGCTACCGCTTCATCTGCAGCCTGGGCTATGAGGCAGCCATGGCCGGTGGAGGGAACAGGGGTGAGAGAGCCCAGCGCTGGCAGGCAGGTGGTGGTCTGTGAGCTGGGACGTCCTGTTAATGTGCCTTCTGCCTGCGTACATGTGTTCTTTGTGGCCCAGCGTGTTCACGGACATGTGTGCCTGGGTGCACCCCGTGCCGCTGAGCTCCAGTGGCCACCGCGGCTCCCTGCTGGACCAGGATGGCAGGACCTGCAGAG cccctccccactgcACAGCGTCTGA
- the CCL25 gene encoding C-C motif chemokine 25 isoform X4 has product MNMNLWLLTCLVAVFVGAWVPTVCSQGVFEDCCLAYHQHTGRAMLRRARGYLLQEVSGSCNLPAVIFVLHHTDRMVCGNPRARWVRNGVKLLDARNRNLQKLQGAQRASQGSHSGARKLSSGISRLTLANFSRPTRSNRKASLPIVQPGP; this is encoded by the exons ATGAATATGAACCTATGGCTCCTGACCTGCCTGGTGGCTGTCTTCGTGGGTGCCTGGGTCCCCACTGTCTGCTCACAAG GTGTCTTTGAGGACTGCTGTCTAGCCTACCACCAGCACACTGGGCGGGCCATGCTCCGGCGTGCCCGGGGTTACCTGCTCCAGGAGGTGAGCGGGAGCTGCAATCTGCCTGCCGTGAT ATTCGTCTTGCACCACACAGACAGGATGGTGTGTGGGAACCCACGGGCCAGGTGGGTGCGGAATGGGGTAAAACTCTTGGACGCTCGGAACAGAAATCTCCAAAAGCTCCAAGGTGCCCAGAGAGCCTCCCAAG GCTCTCACTCTGGAGCTAGGAAGTTGAGCTCTGGGATCTCTAGGCTAACGCTGGCCAACTTTAGTCGTCCTACGAGAAGCAACAGGAAAGCCTCCCTTCCAATAGTCCAGCCGG GACCTTGA
- the CCL25 gene encoding C-C motif chemokine 25 isoform X1: MGREAVTCNHTQGLAAGGGCFGNKIKGCKHQASQSPVSSQAEPQHQSRTFTLTAEAGQPEQAQKTFWHGCSLGAQQFHQVPGAQGGPACTMNMNLWLLTCLVAVFVGAWVPTVCSQGVFEDCCLAYHQHTGRAMLRRARGYLLQEVSGSCNLPAVIFVLHHTDRMVCGNPRARWVRNGVKLLDARNRNLQKLQGAQRASQGSHSGARKLSSGISRLTLANFSRPTRSNRKASLPIVQPGP; encoded by the exons ATGGGGAGAGAGGCTGTGACGTGTAACCACACCCAGGGCTTGGCTGCAGGTGGGGGATGTTTTGGGAACAAAATAAAGGGGTGTAAGCATCAGGCGAGCCAGTCACCGGTCAGCTCCCAAGCAGAGCCGCAGCATCAAAGCAGAACGTTCACTCTGACAGCAGAGGCTGGGCAGCCTGAGCAAGCCCAAAAGACCTTCTGGCATGGGTGCTCTTTGGGGGCCCAACAGTTCCATCAAGTGCCAG GTGCCCAAGGAGGACCAGCCTGCACTATGAATATGAACCTATGGCTCCTGACCTGCCTGGTGGCTGTCTTCGTGGGTGCCTGGGTCCCCACTGTCTGCTCACAAG GTGTCTTTGAGGACTGCTGTCTAGCCTACCACCAGCACACTGGGCGGGCCATGCTCCGGCGTGCCCGGGGTTACCTGCTCCAGGAGGTGAGCGGGAGCTGCAATCTGCCTGCCGTGAT ATTCGTCTTGCACCACACAGACAGGATGGTGTGTGGGAACCCACGGGCCAGGTGGGTGCGGAATGGGGTAAAACTCTTGGACGCTCGGAACAGAAATCTCCAAAAGCTCCAAGGTGCCCAGAGAGCCTCCCAAG GCTCTCACTCTGGAGCTAGGAAGTTGAGCTCTGGGATCTCTAGGCTAACGCTGGCCAACTTTAGTCGTCCTACGAGAAGCAACAGGAAAGCCTCCCTTCCAATAGTCCAGCCGG GACCTTGA
- the CCL25 gene encoding C-C motif chemokine 25 isoform X2: MGREAVTCNHTQGLAAGGGCFGNKIKGCKHQASQSPVSSQAEPQHQSRTFTLTAEAGQPEQAQKTFWHGCSLGAQQFHQVPGAQGGPACTMNMNLWLLTCLVAVFVGAWVPTVCSQGVFEDCCLAYHQHTGRAMLRRARGYLLQEVSGSCNLPAVIFVLHHTDRMVCGNPRARWVRNGVKLLDARNRNLQKLQGAQRASQGP; encoded by the exons ATGGGGAGAGAGGCTGTGACGTGTAACCACACCCAGGGCTTGGCTGCAGGTGGGGGATGTTTTGGGAACAAAATAAAGGGGTGTAAGCATCAGGCGAGCCAGTCACCGGTCAGCTCCCAAGCAGAGCCGCAGCATCAAAGCAGAACGTTCACTCTGACAGCAGAGGCTGGGCAGCCTGAGCAAGCCCAAAAGACCTTCTGGCATGGGTGCTCTTTGGGGGCCCAACAGTTCCATCAAGTGCCAG GTGCCCAAGGAGGACCAGCCTGCACTATGAATATGAACCTATGGCTCCTGACCTGCCTGGTGGCTGTCTTCGTGGGTGCCTGGGTCCCCACTGTCTGCTCACAAG GTGTCTTTGAGGACTGCTGTCTAGCCTACCACCAGCACACTGGGCGGGCCATGCTCCGGCGTGCCCGGGGTTACCTGCTCCAGGAGGTGAGCGGGAGCTGCAATCTGCCTGCCGTGAT ATTCGTCTTGCACCACACAGACAGGATGGTGTGTGGGAACCCACGGGCCAGGTGGGTGCGGAATGGGGTAAAACTCTTGGACGCTCGGAACAGAAATCTCCAAAAGCTCCAAGGTGCCCAGAGAGCCTCCCAAG GACCTTGA
- the CCL25 gene encoding C-C motif chemokine 25 isoform X3, translated as MAFAEGPEGGAQGGPACTMNMNLWLLTCLVAVFVGAWVPTVCSQGVFEDCCLAYHQHTGRAMLRRARGYLLQEVSGSCNLPAVIFVLHHTDRMVCGNPRARWVRNGVKLLDARNRNLQKLQGAQRASQGSHSGARKLSSGISRLTLANFSRPTRSNRKASLPIVQPGP; from the exons GTGCCCAAGGAGGACCAGCCTGCACTATGAATATGAACCTATGGCTCCTGACCTGCCTGGTGGCTGTCTTCGTGGGTGCCTGGGTCCCCACTGTCTGCTCACAAG GTGTCTTTGAGGACTGCTGTCTAGCCTACCACCAGCACACTGGGCGGGCCATGCTCCGGCGTGCCCGGGGTTACCTGCTCCAGGAGGTGAGCGGGAGCTGCAATCTGCCTGCCGTGAT ATTCGTCTTGCACCACACAGACAGGATGGTGTGTGGGAACCCACGGGCCAGGTGGGTGCGGAATGGGGTAAAACTCTTGGACGCTCGGAACAGAAATCTCCAAAAGCTCCAAGGTGCCCAGAGAGCCTCCCAAG GCTCTCACTCTGGAGCTAGGAAGTTGAGCTCTGGGATCTCTAGGCTAACGCTGGCCAACTTTAGTCGTCCTACGAGAAGCAACAGGAAAGCCTCCCTTCCAATAGTCCAGCCGG GACCTTGA